A stretch of the Cygnus olor isolate bCygOlo1 chromosome 25, bCygOlo1.pri.v2, whole genome shotgun sequence genome encodes the following:
- the LOC121059745 gene encoding homologous-pairing protein 2 homolog isoform X2, which translates to MSKGREGPAAGGAAAVLLRYLREQNRPYSAQDAFGNLQREHGLGKAAVVKALEQLAQQGRIREKAYGKQKVYFADQEQLPAASDVELRGLDGEIAALSAQVQALQQGCRQLEAELRELSGSMTTPEMAREVEELRKDCAGYADKLERIKSATNHVTPEEKEKVCSEQRLYCKEWRKRKRMATELLDAILEGYPKSKKQFFEEVGIETDEDHNVTLPAAV; encoded by the exons atgagcaAGGGGCGGGAGGGTCCCGCGGCGGGCG GAGCCGCCGCCGTCCTGCTTCGGTACCTGCGGGAGCAGAACCGGCCTTACAGCGCCCAGGACGCTTTCGGGAACCTGCAGCGGGAGCACGGGCTGGGCAAGGCG GCCGTGGTGAAGGCGCTGgagcagctggcacagcagggcCGCATCCGCGAGAAGGCGTACGGCAAGCAGAAGGTTTACTTCGCCGACCAG GAGCAGCTCCCGGCCGCCAGCGATGTGGAGCTGCGAGGGCTGGACGGGGAGATCGCGGCTCTGTCGGCCCAGGTGCAGgcgctgcagcagggctgccggCAGCTGGAAGCGG agctgagggagctgagcgGCTCCATGACGACCCCCGAGATGGCCCGGGAGGTCGAGGAGCTGAGGAAGGACTGCGCCGGTTACGCGGACAAGCTGGAGAGGATCAAGTCTGCCACCAACCACGTCACGCcggaggaaaaagagaag GTGTGCAGCGAGCAGAGGCTGTACTGTAAGGAGTGGCGGAAGAGGAAGCGGATG GCGACCGAGCTGCTCGACGCCATCCTGGAGGGGTACCCCAAAAGCAAGAAGCAGTTCTTC GAGGAAGTTGGCATAGAAACGGATGAGGACCACAATGtcaccctgccagcagctgtgtga
- the LOC121059745 gene encoding homologous-pairing protein 2 homolog isoform X1 yields the protein MTFFRAKRPKTGPEGALTPPPHHHHVTRRHTTRAPPPPPFSGRGFASLIQSPPPPLIVLPLRLAASVGGWFARLAGSASFRRRAAEEEDEQGAGGSRGGRSRRRPASVPAGAEPALQRPGRFREPAAGARAGQGGRGEGAGAAGTAGPHPREGVRQAEGLLRRPELRELSGSMTTPEMAREVEELRKDCAGYADKLERIKSATNHVTPEEKEKVCSEQRLYCKEWRKRKRMATELLDAILEGYPKSKKQFFEEVGIETDEDHNVTLPAAV from the exons ATGACGTTTTTCAGGGCAAAGCGCCCCAAAACGGGCCCTGAGGGAGCCTtgacgccccccccccaccaccaccacgtgACCCGGCGCCACACAACCCGCGCACCCCCGCCCCCTCCCTTTTCGGGGCGTGGCTTCGCCTCCCTCATCCAAtcgccgccgcctcccctcaTCGTCCTCCCGCTCCGATTGGCTGCAAGCGTCGGGGGGTGGTTCGCGCGTCTCGCCGGAAGCGCGTCATTTCGTCGGCGGGCagcggaggaggaggatgagcaAGGGGCGGGAGGGTCCCGCGGCGGGCG GAGCCGCCGCCGTCCTGCTTCGGTACCTGCGGGAGCAGAACCGGCCTTACAGCGCCCAGGACGCTTTCGGGAACCTGCAGCGGGAGCACGGGCTGGGCAAGGCG GCCGTGGTGAAGGCGCTGgagcagctggcacagcagggcCGCATCCGCGAGAAGGCGTACGGCAAGCAGAAGGTTTACTTCGCCGACCAG agctgagggagctgagcgGCTCCATGACGACCCCCGAGATGGCCCGGGAGGTCGAGGAGCTGAGGAAGGACTGCGCCGGTTACGCGGACAAGCTGGAGAGGATCAAGTCTGCCACCAACCACGTCACGCcggaggaaaaagagaag GTGTGCAGCGAGCAGAGGCTGTACTGTAAGGAGTGGCGGAAGAGGAAGCGGATG GCGACCGAGCTGCTCGACGCCATCCTGGAGGGGTACCCCAAAAGCAAGAAGCAGTTCTTC GAGGAAGTTGGCATAGAAACGGATGAGGACCACAATGtcaccctgccagcagctgtgtga